Below is a genomic region from Helianthus annuus cultivar XRQ/B chromosome 2, HanXRQr2.0-SUNRISE, whole genome shotgun sequence.
attacatgataaaaaaaaaacaaaaacaaaaatgatAGCACAACAATCATGTCTTTTAAACTAAAGACACGGCAGTGGCTGTATTTTTACACTAATATATAtatcttaaataaaaataaaaaaatccctCAACATTTTAAAGGCAGAAGGTGAATCTTCGATCCTTTGGTATTGCAGCACATCGAACAACGCTGAGGAAAACATCCTCATGGCAAGGGATATAGAGTCTGCAACCAGCAGTAAACTCGTATTCTTCTTGAGCTTGATCCAACAATGCGTTGAacaaagggtattttagtaactTCACATTGATAACGAACCTGCTTTGGTTTTCACCTACATAGACTGCTAAATGACCCTTTGGGACATCCCTTGGAATGTCgtcttcatcatcaccatcatcatcatcatgcatGCATGATGATGATGTCCTTCTGATTGTCAATGGGCACAAGTTTTCACAACTTAACCATCTTGCAACATTTGTATGTCTCCTTTTTTTAAGCCATGCTTTTACAATTTTCACTAGCATCATCATCTTCTGTATGTATATGTAGATGTGCTTCTAGCAGTGTGTgtgggtggggggtggggggggggagggggagagagagagagagagagagagagagagagagagagaggaaaagaGGGAATGTGTTGATGGTAAGCAAGTAGGCAACTAGGAGATATTTAAATAGTGTGTAGATGTTAGAGatgttatataattatatatgcaCATGTACTTATATTCACACATGTATCTAAGATAtggagtgagagagagagagatatggaGTCATACAAATTCTAAGATTGGAAGTTTGTGTGCTATTTTGATATAAAGGTTCATAGTTGTTACCAAATTCTCCCAACATATAGTTTGCATTATTAAAATGAACTTTTACAAGGTAACGAAATAGGCGCACAGCCTATGGGTCAACGAGCGAGCACATTTTACAACATCCTAAAATAAACACGTAAAAGGTGGGAAAGATATTTCGCCTATCTTCttgtatatataattttttaagaCATTTGTCATCATTTTCTCTTTGTTGCCCGATATAGACTAACACACCACATGCACCACATGGGGTTTTGTTAATGTTGGTCAACGACCGCGTAATTGATTAAGCTATCGAAATCGAATGGAGGGTAGAAGATGTGACAAAAAGAGTTGAAGATGATTGAGCACTTTAGTTAGGTATTGGTGCCATCTAAATCTAACCATGTGAAATTGTGAATCGATCTATTTAGTGTTATTCTTTTATTTCCGCTCTTTAAGCCTTTGATTAGCTAGTCCCATTCAAGTGTCAAATACGAGTATATACCAATTAACCCAATTGTTAGTTCTTTTCAAAAGATTTTTCATTAGATCAAGTattattttgttttgtaaaatgtcttttttttttttttttgaacatcaAACCTCCTACTCTAAAATTACACCAAAATACTGATAAAATACCATATGCATGAAATCAAAACCTAACCCTTTTTTTCCAAAAGTCAAAAGCCCTCACCACCCAGCAAAGCAGAAACCGCAGATCTTTTATTTCttaagggttgtttgtttagTTCTTAATGAaacttttaatggttcagacctcttactggtttaacacttaatggttcagactgtttatTTCACGAGCTAATATCCGAATGTTTTAGACATctgtctctgaatggttaagcattattctgaatctgaatggttaagacattttatctgaattggtcagacatctGCCTCggaacggttaaacattatactggttcttaatggttcagacatcttactatttcagcacttaatggttaaTATTTCTTACTGGTACAACACTTACCCATTCAGAGattaccaaacagccccttaaacTCATTTGAAGTGAGAACTAAAtgctcaaaatttaaaaaaaaaaaaaaaaaaaaaaaaaaaaaaaaaaaaaaacacccaacAAGATCTGCCACCCATTTCTTGAAAGTATAGGGTTTTCTTTGAACACCGACGAGAGATCCAAAACATCGACATGTTTGAATTTAAGGCATTTAATATTAACGTACGAAAGTCAATATCAAGAACAATCTCTTCGACGGCTCGTTTCACCGACACTGAAAGGAACGGTTTGTGAACATAAACAAGTTGCTACGTGACGTCATTAATGATGTtgcaaaactttttttttattttctcacTAGGGAAaaagcccgtgcgatgcacgacatgcataatagcTATTGTTTGTTCGTGATAAGACGTTTGACAGTGCTTGACAAACTAACCTGCGAGATGACTACTAACCTGAGCAGCGCGTTATTTAATTATATTAGTAAACAGAGTATTCCATGCGTAAGTATAACGATCCGACTTGAAACATCTATCGCCAGCTTGTCCTAAAAGTTTCTGTACAGGGGAAGAATATAATTTAACCTATGAACCGTTTACTCCGGGTGACCCGCTGGGTTCAGGTTGTTAAAAGTTTCTTTGTAGACGATGTTTATTTGTAGCAGAGCATTACGTCGGAGTCGACAATTTACACCATTCTGCTCGTTCTCTGTTAGTGTTAGTTCATCAATCGTTTTATTCTACACTCTTCACTAACCTAAATTTGAAAAATAGTTACGACTTTTCGTGTCAAACTTCCCCTTTCAAATGTAGAAACTAATATAGTTGATGCTATAATTGTTCCATTTTCCATTTCTTTTATATTGATAATCAAAACTACTACAAAAGTTGTACTCTTTTCTATCCCAAAACACATGTGTATGTTATTCAGATGTCTGAATAGAGATCCACACATACAAAAAGAAGGATCGAACAACAGCTTTCGTATCTGTTTTAAGTTCTTGCAAGAACGGCTTGTTTTACATGTCCGGACATGTGAAGGCCATCTTCGTGCATTGGTCTTGATCCTGACATGTGTCGCTAAAACATCAAAGCCGTTGTAAACAAACCAAACATCCAACAAACCGTGAGTACATCTATAAACAATAATAGTGAGTATATCTATGTACAAATCAAACATCCAACAAACCGTTGGTGAACCTTTTGATAGAAAGTtcctttatttttatttgttaataCATATATAAAATAACTAATAGAGTAGGAGAACCGTTTAACTCGCTCTATCATAACACCTTCTTTAAGCTCTCCAACTCCTAAATAATCACACATTTAGATCGCTCATATTGCATTACTAATGTAGAATGTTTGTTTTTTCCAATTGAAGAAGTTTGCTAGACAAACTATTAATCCCTTTAATAGTTAATCCACATCTCGCAAGATTTTAGATTTATACACAAATCGTGTACCTTTCACGACACTGCTTACCAATACGACTGAGAAGAGACTGTGTTATGAGAGACCATTTTGTGGGCCCATCCATATGTTTTCACCAGCTCAAGGACTTTTTCATCCTCCTACAgcgaaaataataataataataataataataataataataataataataataataataataataataataataataataataataataagagacCATAAAAGCTGTTTTGATCAAACGTGTCAAAGAGTAGGAGGGGATGTGGTGAAAACCTCATGAGTCTATGGACCTTTAATAAGTTCTGAATTAAGAACCTTTTTCCAGCGATGCAGACATTGGACTTCAGATCTATCAGAAAAATACACAGCTGCAAACACCAACTTTTATAATTGATTTTAAAAAAACATTCATGTAAAGCCCATGAATTCCAATCCCATATAAAGCATAAGAAAACCAATAAGCCGGTGAgagaaacaaaaagaaattacGTTGTATAAATATGTAGGGACCAAAGTCTCATATGGATCACTGAGAATAATCAGTTCATGAACATTAATTATTGGAAATTTCAATAGCAGTAACTATATGAAACCAAACCATTGAAATCATATGAACattgaaatttaaaatcaaaatgaCTCAATAAGACGGGCACTATTGCCTTTTTTGTTAGACTTGAACCCGTACCACTTTAATAAGAATAAAAACACGTGATACCACTAACCTAAGACGCCATCGGCTTTTTTAGTTATCTAATATACTTTAATGATTGGCATTTGTTTACTTATTGATATACACGGCTCCTTATAACTTATCATTTCTCTCATTATATATGTGAGAATGACATGTGAGACAGAACCTTTTATTTATGTGCGGGTATAACTGGACCGAACTTAACTATGGATTGGGAGTGGCTGGGGGATTTCTTGAAGGGAATAGTGAAGCATGTGGCCGCCACCGCGGTGGTCATGGCCagctcaaccattttggtggcctaaggcgAAGTAAAAACTTGTGGCCTTTTTAGTCACATCGTCTACAGGGTACGTTTAGCCAATCCCGAATAAAAAAATTactaaaaatggaaaaaattcGTACCAGCCATTCCTTGTGGCCTTGAAACTCCTCGGTTTTAAGGTTTTAACTAACTGTACGATAATTTATCAAAACTACTGTTTGTAGAGTAATTAGGAAAACAAACCTTGATGAAAAACACCGGCTGTGTGCTGGGAATTGCGTGTGGTTTCCCAAATAGAGTTCAAAGCAGGTTCGGTTTGAACCAGATCAGGAACATTGTTAGGCACAAAACGTATTTGATGTTGCCCATCTGCAAATACAAAAGCATAATAAGTTATAAAAGAACTGAGAATAAGTTATGATAAGAAATTGGCTCCTGAATAATTTGAATACCATAAAATGATGAAGATTGACTTCTTGAGTTAAAGTGGatagtttctttttctttttgtggCTTTCGGCGACGGGCATTGTGGTCAGAAAGCCTCTGGTGACAGCTCCACTTCTTCCCATCAAATTCTGACAGCCCGTAAAATCTTTAACAGTCATTGGAAAGCACAGTTGTGTTGTTTTAGAACTGGTTgaaacgggtcgggtcaggttgACCGACAAACATTTGTACCCATTGTAACAAATATGAATACATTAATAAGCTACCTTTTACAAATAAACAATGTAGGACTTTAAACACTTTTAAATTACACTTTAGCTAACTTTTAATAACCAATTCGCTTTTATCTTAAATTATTTGATTTGACCCGTTACATATGAATACAAAAACATAGTTGTTAGTGGGGGTTTTCAGTAAAATGTAGCCTCTGTTACCAGCATGAGTCTGCATACGGTTCGACCATAACACATGGATGCAATATAAAGGTTCTTTGACCATTTTTCATGCAGAATGAACATACAAACAAAATTCTtcataaaaaaagtaaaaaaaaaaatcccagcAATTATGGGTTTTACTATTACGGTTCTACCTTCACGTGGGTACTCGGGAAGGCGAATGTTCTCATGGTTTCTTGTGTCTCGTCCATTATTTTACGCCTCGGGATACTCAAAATGAACGCTTGCAACTAAAAAAAGAGGTAGATTAAATAGGAAATGGGTCAAAAATTTTCCAACGTGCACCttcaattatttaatttaaaaattaGATGATTGTAGAAGTTAAATACCTTTTGTAATTGTATTTTACGCTAATCATCTACATAAAAGATTAAAATGTTGGGATAAGAAAGTGTTTCGGGTCAACCATTCCCTTCTCAATCCACACCATAAGCCAAGAAAATCTCAACCATCAAAATATGATCCAAGGGCTAAAAAGTGGTTCCTAATTATGCAATGGTTATCATTTTAACCTTATTCCATGAGACTTGGGGTAAGATGCAGGAAgatttttttgagttttaaaccatcTCTAACTAAGTTCATTATTTAATCATTATTGTTGCAATTATTAGGTATTATAGATAATACCATATGAAATTACCTTTTAGTAATTTTCGTTTCAAATTGGTTAGCATCTTTTGAGTTTTAAAACCATTACCTTTTAGTAATTGTCGTTTCAAATTGATTAGCATCTTTAaagttttaaaaccatttatagttataattaaattcataataacgttgattaagtttgtttatattttgattattattattattattattattattattattattattattattattatta
It encodes:
- the LOC110906953 gene encoding auxin-responsive protein SAUR50, encoding MMMLVKIVKAWLKKRRHTNVARWLSCENLCPLTIRRTSSSCMHDDDDGDDEDDIPRDVPKGHLAVYVGENQSRFVINVKLLKYPLFNALLDQAQEEYEFTAGCRLYIPCHEDVFLSVVRCAAIPKDRRFTFCL